The Nitrosomonas sp. sh817 genome includes a window with the following:
- a CDS encoding ammonium transporter encodes MNKRFCLTLQCAVSLLLLGFSSWVSAEAPAALSEARVVAQYNFIIHILAMLLIGFGFLMVFVRRYGFGAVTGTYLVVATGLPLYILLRANGIFGHQLSPHTLDALLYAELSVATALIAMGAVLGRLRVFQYALLALLVVPLYLLNEWLVLDDAIGYTTGFQDTAGSIVIHAFGAYFGLSMSIVLTTAYQRSKPIESDHTSDRFAMLGSMVLWLFWPSFATALVPLENMPQTVANTLLALCGATIATYFLSSKLHGGKTSMVDMANAALAGGVAIGSVCDVVSPGGAFGIGLLAGVVSVLGYVFLQPMLESRFKLVDTCGVHNLHGMPGLLGGMSAFLVVPDIAIAQFNGIVITLFIAITGGLLAGFIVKATGTTREPYEDSVEFTHLAGPEAEDLPQQLQTRVENLETRASPPKPQTPVESPDTKALIARLESRIMTLENNAASAQRHRVEDGTSGSPL; translated from the coding sequence ATGAATAAACGTTTTTGCTTGACACTGCAATGCGCAGTGAGTCTGCTGCTCCTGGGTTTTAGCAGTTGGGTAAGCGCCGAAGCCCCCGCGGCTTTGAGCGAAGCTCGCGTCGTTGCGCAATATAATTTCATCATTCATATTCTCGCCATGCTGCTGATCGGTTTTGGCTTTTTAATGGTATTCGTGCGCCGCTACGGATTCGGCGCCGTCACCGGTACTTACCTGGTGGTCGCTACCGGTCTGCCGCTTTACATCTTACTTCGCGCCAATGGCATTTTCGGGCACCAATTGTCCCCGCATACCCTCGACGCCTTGCTTTATGCGGAACTATCCGTTGCCACCGCATTGATTGCGATGGGCGCGGTGCTCGGGCGTTTACGCGTTTTTCAATATGCCCTGCTGGCGCTGCTGGTGGTGCCGCTCTATTTATTGAATGAATGGCTGGTGCTCGATGACGCCATCGGATACACCACGGGATTCCAGGATACTGCCGGGTCGATTGTCATCCATGCGTTTGGCGCGTATTTCGGACTTAGCATGTCGATAGTATTAACCACCGCGTACCAACGCAGCAAGCCGATTGAATCGGATCATACTTCCGACCGCTTCGCGATGCTCGGTTCCATGGTGCTGTGGTTATTCTGGCCGAGTTTTGCCACCGCCTTGGTGCCCCTGGAAAATATGCCGCAAACCGTTGCCAATACGTTACTGGCACTTTGCGGCGCAACAATCGCCACCTACTTCTTGAGCTCCAAGCTGCATGGCGGCAAAACCTCCATGGTCGATATGGCAAATGCAGCGTTGGCGGGCGGTGTCGCCATCGGCTCCGTTTGCGACGTGGTCTCTCCCGGCGGCGCCTTCGGCATTGGTTTACTAGCGGGAGTTGTTTCCGTTTTGGGTTATGTTTTCCTGCAGCCGATGCTGGAATCCCGGTTCAAGCTCGTCGACACCTGCGGCGTGCATAATTTGCACGGTATGCCGGGGCTGTTGGGCGGCATGAGCGCTTTTTTGGTTGTGCCGGATATTGCTATCGCGCAATTCAACGGTATCGTAATCACCTTGTTCATTGCCATTACCGGCGGCCTGCTGGCTGGTTTCATCGTTAAAGCCACGGGCACCACGCGCGAGCCTTATGAAGACAGCGTCGAATTCACGCATCTTGCCGGCCCGGAAGCGGAAGACCTGCCGCAGCAGTTGCAAACTCGTGTGGAAAACCTGGAAACACGTGCATCCCCACCGAAACCGCAAACCCCGGTTGAATCGCCGGACACAAAAGCATTGATTGCACGGCTGGAATCCCGCATCATGACTTTGGAGAATAACGCAGCTTCGGCGCAGCGCCATCGCGTTGAAGACGGAACTTCCGGATCACCGCTTTAA
- a CDS encoding TMEM165/GDT1 family protein encodes MEYKILLTVFVTVFIAELGDKTQLATLLFAADKEVSKLTVFAGASLALIATSAIGVLAGGFISEHISTKYLHYLAGAGFIVIGIWTLLKA; translated from the coding sequence ATGGAATACAAAATTTTATTAACGGTTTTCGTCACGGTCTTCATCGCGGAACTTGGCGATAAAACACAGTTGGCTACACTGTTGTTTGCCGCCGATAAGGAAGTCAGTAAGCTGACGGTATTTGCCGGCGCATCACTGGCGCTCATCGCCACGTCGGCGATCGGTGTGCTGGCGGGCGGTTTCATTTCCGAGCATATCAGTACGAAATACCTGCATTATCTCGCCGGTGCCGGGTTTATCGTTATCGGCATCTGGACGTTGCTGAAAGCTTGA
- a CDS encoding CNP1-like family protein gives MKPLILSAIVGILALSACAKPPFKDEFESDKPWVEQAAQFPSYPAPENLLEFNAGEASSNRYFVDTTSIGIGEDGVVRFALVIKSSAGANNVSYEGIRCATNERKLYALGRDDKTWAQPRVAEWQQIDLVRQFYAQRELSRNIFCPYRQAPGSIEEAIQALKRGIHRELHR, from the coding sequence ATGAAACCGCTCATTCTCAGCGCAATCGTTGGCATTCTCGCGCTGTCGGCTTGCGCCAAACCGCCTTTCAAGGACGAATTCGAAAGCGACAAACCGTGGGTTGAACAAGCAGCGCAGTTCCCCTCCTACCCAGCGCCGGAAAATCTGCTGGAATTTAACGCCGGAGAAGCCAGCAGCAACCGCTATTTCGTCGATACCACGTCGATCGGAATCGGCGAAGACGGCGTGGTGCGGTTCGCGCTTGTCATCAAATCATCGGCTGGTGCCAACAATGTCAGTTATGAAGGAATCCGCTGCGCCACCAACGAACGGAAATTATATGCGCTGGGCAGGGACGATAAAACCTGGGCGCAGCCCCGGGTCGCGGAATGGCAGCAAATTGATCTGGTGCGGCAATTCTATGCGCAGCGTGAACTCTCCAGAAACATCTTCTGTCCGTACCGGCAAGCGCCCGGCAGCATCGAAGAAGCGATCCAGGCGCTCAAACGCGGCATCCATCGCGAACTTCACCGCTGA
- a CDS encoding DUF3501 family protein: protein MATREGSLEAPTRHPIDWKNPDFYDETGLNQELERVFDVCHGCRRCVNLCTAFPRLFDLIDESTTGELDGVDKKQFWEVIDRCYLCDMCFMTKCPYVPPHQWNIDFPHLMLRAKAVKYKNQGARFRDELLSNTDLMGKIATIPVVVQTVNTLTNAPVARKLLDSTLGIHAERKLPEYATTKFRSNAKPNDTFPVKNGTRTPGKVAIYATCYVNYNEPGIGHDLLHILEHNEIPVRLVEKEACCGMPKLELGDLETVEKLKDKNIPYLFQLAQEGYAILSAVPSCTLMYKQELPLLFPHDETVQAVAAAMFDPFEYLALRNQDNLLKTDFKQALGKISYHIPCHQRVQNFGKKTKDILELVPDTTVNAVERCSGHDGTWGVKSEHYADSMKIGRPVFKQMAAAEPDYISSDCAIAARHIEQGIGESKAQKLHPLTLLRMAYGTDSGLTPAPDADPAAAHSPTTENRTMPAITRDSLMTLEAYSKVRNDFRAKVMAHKKTRKIHLGDHVTLVFEDELTIRYQIQEMLRVERIFQEEEIVHELETYTPLIPDGQNWKATMMIEYADPGERATQLAAMIGIEDKVWVKVADHPPVCAIADEDLERENSEKTSSVHFLRFELTADMIRALRQGAMLSMGVDHPAYQATVDIVAADIRASLLNDLTAV from the coding sequence ATGGCCACTCGCGAAGGTAGTCTCGAAGCACCTACTCGTCATCCCATCGATTGGAAGAATCCTGATTTTTATGATGAAACCGGTTTAAATCAAGAACTGGAACGCGTGTTCGACGTCTGTCACGGCTGCCGGCGCTGTGTCAATTTATGCACGGCTTTTCCGCGTTTATTCGATTTGATCGATGAAAGCACTACCGGCGAACTGGATGGCGTCGATAAAAAACAATTCTGGGAAGTGATCGATCGCTGCTATTTATGCGATATGTGTTTCATGACGAAATGTCCTTACGTGCCGCCACACCAATGGAACATTGATTTTCCGCACTTAATGTTGCGCGCCAAAGCGGTCAAATATAAAAACCAAGGCGCCCGCTTTCGCGATGAGCTGCTCTCTAATACCGATTTAATGGGTAAAATTGCCACCATTCCGGTGGTCGTGCAAACCGTCAACACGCTGACTAACGCGCCAGTAGCGCGGAAATTGCTGGATAGCACGCTGGGAATTCATGCCGAGCGGAAATTGCCCGAATACGCGACCACAAAATTCCGCTCGAACGCCAAGCCCAACGATACGTTTCCGGTCAAAAACGGTACCCGCACCCCCGGCAAAGTCGCCATTTACGCCACCTGCTATGTTAATTACAACGAACCGGGCATCGGCCACGACTTGTTGCACATTCTGGAACACAATGAAATTCCGGTTCGTCTAGTCGAGAAAGAAGCTTGCTGCGGCATGCCGAAGCTGGAACTGGGTGATCTGGAAACCGTTGAGAAACTTAAGGATAAAAATATCCCGTATTTATTCCAACTGGCGCAGGAGGGTTACGCCATCCTCTCGGCGGTGCCATCCTGCACGCTGATGTACAAACAGGAATTACCGTTGTTATTCCCGCATGACGAAACAGTCCAGGCCGTCGCCGCCGCCATGTTCGATCCGTTTGAATATCTGGCGCTGCGGAATCAGGACAATTTGCTCAAAACCGACTTCAAGCAAGCACTCGGTAAAATTTCCTACCATATCCCATGCCATCAACGCGTGCAGAATTTCGGCAAAAAAACCAAAGACATCCTGGAACTGGTGCCGGACACCACCGTCAATGCCGTGGAGCGCTGTTCCGGCCATGACGGCACCTGGGGCGTTAAAAGCGAACATTATGCCGATTCGATGAAAATCGGCCGCCCGGTCTTCAAACAAATGGCGGCCGCCGAACCGGATTACATCAGCTCGGATTGCGCCATCGCCGCCCGTCATATCGAACAAGGAATCGGCGAAAGCAAAGCGCAGAAACTGCATCCCCTGACGTTGCTGAGAATGGCTTACGGCACCGATTCCGGTTTGACGCCGGCACCGGATGCCGATCCGGCGGCGGCTCACTCACCCACTACGGAGAATCGAACAATGCCGGCCATTACCCGCGACAGCTTAATGACGCTCGAGGCTTATTCCAAAGTACGCAACGATTTCCGCGCCAAAGTCATGGCGCATAAAAAAACACGCAAAATCCATCTTGGCGATCACGTCACGCTGGTATTCGAAGATGAACTGACGATTCGCTATCAAATTCAGGAGATGCTGCGCGTCGAGCGGATTTTTCAGGAAGAGGAAATCGTACACGAATTGGAAACCTACACGCCGCTGATTCCGGACGGACAGAATTGGAAAGCCACGATGATGATCGAGTACGCGGATCCCGGCGAGCGCGCTACGCAATTGGCGGCAATGATCGGCATCGAAGACAAAGTCTGGGTCAAGGTGGCGGATCATCCACCGGTTTGTGCCATTGCCGACGAAGACCTGGAACGGGAAAACAGTGAAAAAACCTCGTCCGTTCATTTTCTGCGATTCGAATTGACCGCTGACATGATTCGAGCGTTGCGGCAAGGCGCGATGTTGAGCATGGGAGTCGATCATCCGGCGTATCAAGCAACCGTTGACATCGTCGCCGCGGATATTCGCGCATCGCTGTTGAATGATTTAACCGCTGTATGA
- a CDS encoding NAD(P)-dependent alcohol dehydrogenase produces the protein MIKAYAAFEPGGKLQPFEYDPGSLDDHEVEIAVEHCGICHSDLSMLHNDWGITQYPFVPGHEIIGTIAAKGAHVHNLSIGQRVGLGWHAGYCMTCHSCLSGDHNLCAQSESTIVGRHGGFSEAVRAKAASVVALPDNLDAQSAGPLFCGGITVFNPLVQYNIPPTAKVAVIGIGGLGHLALQFAKAWGCHVTAFTSSEDKQQEALSLGAHAVLNTKNPEELAAAANRFDLILATVNVKLDWNAYLATLRPKGRLHFLGVPLEPLDINVFPMIANQCDVSGSPVGSPATIATMLQFAEQHKIAPIVESFRMDQVNEALARLASGKAKYRIVLHNR, from the coding sequence ATGATTAAAGCGTATGCAGCGTTTGAACCAGGTGGAAAACTACAGCCGTTCGAATACGATCCAGGATCGCTCGATGATCACGAAGTCGAAATCGCCGTGGAGCATTGCGGTATCTGCCACAGCGATCTCAGCATGCTGCATAACGATTGGGGAATCACGCAATACCCCTTTGTGCCAGGACACGAAATCATCGGCACCATTGCGGCCAAAGGCGCTCATGTGCATAACCTGTCAATCGGTCAGCGCGTGGGTTTGGGTTGGCATGCCGGTTATTGCATGACCTGCCATAGTTGCCTATCCGGCGATCACAATTTGTGCGCGCAATCGGAATCCACCATCGTCGGACGTCATGGCGGATTCTCCGAAGCCGTTCGCGCTAAAGCAGCCAGCGTGGTGGCGCTACCGGACAATCTTGACGCACAATCGGCGGGACCCTTGTTTTGCGGCGGTATCACGGTATTTAATCCGCTGGTGCAATATAACATTCCACCGACCGCAAAAGTAGCCGTCATCGGCATCGGTGGTTTGGGCCACCTCGCTTTGCAGTTCGCCAAGGCATGGGGTTGCCATGTCACCGCTTTCACTTCCAGCGAAGATAAACAGCAAGAAGCCTTATCGCTCGGCGCGCATGCGGTGCTAAATACGAAAAATCCGGAAGAACTGGCTGCTGCTGCCAATCGTTTTGACTTGATCCTGGCAACCGTGAATGTAAAACTCGACTGGAACGCTTATCTCGCCACATTGCGCCCCAAAGGCCGCTTGCATTTTCTCGGTGTGCCGCTGGAACCGCTCGATATCAATGTTTTCCCGATGATCGCTAACCAATGCGACGTTTCCGGCTCCCCCGTCGGCAGCCCTGCCACCATCGCCACCATGCTGCAATTCGCAGAACAACACAAAATAGCCCCCATCGTTGAAAGTTTCCGTATGGATCAGGTCAACGAGGCACTCGCCAGGCTGGCAAGCGGCAAAGCAAAATACCGCATTGTGCTGCATAACCGGTAA
- a CDS encoding IS1595 family transposase: MELTDDQAFQLFKEVRWGSGDNVACPVCGTVGKHYFINTRQQWRCKDCGHTFSVTSGTIFAFHKLPLRVYLAAIAIYTNAVKGLSALQLSRDLGVQYKTAFVLAHKIRESLIKCRDDSQLAGEIHMDGAYVNGSIRQKNKKKDRIDRRLIENQKPNKRCVLVMRQKVEIDGNLIKGSNKTLTFVIRAENQADVSKLANQFVKKGSIICADESHAYDMLHARFDARRVNHTKEYRSDKGITNNLAESYFSRFRRMQYGQTHKFGNQYLANYANEAAYREDTRRQPNGEIFMDITKKCARTRTHNDWCGYWQGNKRLSERLGF, translated from the coding sequence ATGGAATTGACTGATGACCAAGCATTTCAATTATTTAAGGAAGTGCGCTGGGGTTCTGGCGACAATGTGGCGTGTCCGGTATGCGGAACAGTAGGAAAGCATTACTTCATTAATACACGCCAGCAATGGCGCTGCAAGGACTGTGGCCACACGTTCTCGGTGACTTCAGGTACAATATTTGCATTCCACAAGTTACCGCTGCGCGTTTATCTGGCCGCTATTGCTATCTATACCAACGCTGTAAAAGGATTGTCTGCGCTGCAACTATCCCGTGACCTAGGGGTGCAATATAAAACTGCCTTTGTTTTGGCGCATAAAATACGTGAATCGTTGATTAAATGCCGGGATGATTCTCAGCTTGCAGGTGAAATACATATGGATGGCGCTTATGTGAATGGATCAATCCGCCAGAAAAACAAGAAGAAAGACCGTATTGATCGCCGCCTCATTGAGAATCAAAAACCCAATAAGCGTTGCGTATTAGTGATGCGGCAAAAAGTAGAAATAGATGGAAATTTGATTAAAGGTTCAAACAAAACTTTGACTTTCGTCATCAGAGCCGAAAATCAAGCGGACGTAAGTAAACTAGCCAATCAATTCGTGAAGAAAGGATCAATAATCTGTGCCGATGAATCTCATGCTTACGATATGTTACATGCTAGATTCGATGCGCGGCGCGTGAACCATACCAAAGAGTATCGGAGCGACAAAGGAATAACAAACAATCTGGCTGAGTCTTACTTCTCACGTTTTCGCCGTATGCAGTATGGTCAAACACATAAATTCGGTAATCAATATCTGGCAAATTACGCCAATGAAGCGGCTTATCGTGAAGATACGCGCCGTCAGCCGAACGGTGAAATTTTCATGGATATTACAAAGAAATGTGCCAGAACTCGCACACATAATGATTGGTGCGGATACTGGCAGGGGAACAAGAGATTGTCAGAAAGATTGGGGTTCTAG
- a CDS encoding rubrerythrin family protein codes for MELKGSKTEGNLKAAFAGESQANRRYLYFAAKADVEGQNDVAAVFRSTAEGETGHAHGHLEYLEKCGDPATGMPFGGSRDNLKTAIAGETHEYTDMYPGMAKTARDEGFDEIADWFETLAKAERSHANRFQRALDGLAD; via the coding sequence ATGGAACTTAAAGGATCAAAAACCGAAGGAAATCTGAAAGCCGCGTTTGCAGGAGAATCTCAAGCCAATCGCCGGTATCTGTATTTCGCTGCAAAAGCCGATGTGGAAGGCCAAAATGACGTAGCAGCGGTATTCCGTTCTACCGCGGAAGGCGAAACCGGTCACGCCCACGGTCATCTGGAATATTTGGAAAAATGCGGCGATCCGGCAACCGGCATGCCTTTTGGCGGCTCCCGCGACAATTTGAAAACCGCGATCGCCGGTGAAACGCACGAATACACCGACATGTATCCCGGCATGGCAAAAACCGCGCGCGATGAAGGTTTCGATGAAATCGCCGATTGGTTTGAGACGCTTGCCAAAGCGGAACGCTCGCACGCCAACCGCTTCCAGCGCGCATTGGACGGCTTAGCCGATTAA
- the tnpA gene encoding IS200/IS605 family transposase, with protein sequence MDYRHGSHTVYQIEYHFVWVTKYRYKILKGEVAERVRELVRQTCEAFEMRIVQGVVSKDHVHILVSCPPEMAPSEIMRRLKGRTSSYLFEEFPHLKKRYWGRHFWARGYFCVTVGQMTEEMIKQYLEHHFEPNPNDNFTLLCSNNTKLLLA encoded by the coding sequence ATGGATTATAGACATGGAAGTCATACGGTTTATCAGATTGAATATCATTTTGTATGGGTAACGAAGTATAGATATAAGATTCTGAAGGGAGAAGTAGCAGAACGAGTACGAGAGTTGGTTCGTCAGACGTGTGAAGCATTTGAAATGAGAATTGTACAGGGTGTAGTAAGTAAGGATCATGTGCATATTCTGGTGAGTTGTCCGCCGGAGATGGCTCCGAGTGAGATCATGAGGCGGCTAAAAGGACGAACATCGAGCTATCTGTTTGAAGAATTTCCTCACTTGAAGAAGCGGTACTGGGGAAGGCATTTTTGGGCGCGAGGGTATTTTTGCGTGACAGTAGGTCAGATGACAGAAGAGATGATCAAACAATACTTGGAGCATCATTTTGAGCCAAATCCAAACGACAATTTTACGTTATTATGTAGCAACAACACAAAGCTGCTATTAGCTTGA
- a CDS encoding IS30 family transposase encodes MKHYKQLTSEQRYQISGLKKAGLNQSRIADAVGVSKSTISREFRRNKGRRDWYPKQAQELRNERRKQCANAQRLSMSDWTEVERLVRLDMSPEQAARRLALESVLQISHETIYLHIYADKRRGGDLWRHLRCQKPRRKRYASGQERRGTIKNRIGIDERPGIVDQKNRIGDWEGDTVIGKNHQGALVTLAERKSRYILAAQVPGKHASGVTAAVTRLLRPHKRKCHTMTFDNGKEFAEHETIAAKLNVDIYFAHPYHSWERGLNENSNGLLRQYFPKGMELIKVTQEQVQWAVDRLNHRPRKVLGFRTPFEVFFGKTVRYTKPPLGVALRS; translated from the coding sequence ATGAAGCACTACAAGCAGCTCACCAGCGAGCAACGATACCAGATTTCCGGCTTGAAGAAGGCGGGTTTGAACCAATCGCGAATAGCGGATGCAGTGGGCGTGAGCAAGTCGACGATTTCGCGGGAATTCAGGCGGAACAAGGGTCGGCGTGACTGGTATCCCAAGCAGGCGCAGGAATTACGGAACGAGCGCCGAAAACAATGCGCCAACGCCCAGCGTTTATCAATGTCGGACTGGACGGAAGTTGAGCGATTGGTTCGGCTGGACATGAGTCCGGAGCAAGCGGCCCGTCGACTTGCTTTGGAAAGTGTGTTGCAGATCAGTCACGAGACGATCTACTTGCACATATATGCAGACAAGCGTCGAGGTGGCGACCTGTGGCGGCATTTGCGTTGCCAGAAGCCCCGCAGGAAGCGTTATGCGAGCGGTCAAGAGCGCCGGGGCACGATCAAGAACCGGATCGGCATTGATGAGCGTCCGGGGATCGTGGATCAGAAGAACCGCATAGGCGACTGGGAGGGCGACACCGTAATCGGCAAGAACCATCAAGGCGCATTGGTTACGCTGGCCGAGAGGAAGTCGCGCTACATTCTGGCAGCCCAAGTGCCCGGCAAACATGCATCGGGCGTAACGGCGGCGGTAACGCGATTGCTGCGCCCCCATAAACGCAAGTGCCACACCATGACATTCGACAACGGGAAAGAATTTGCGGAGCATGAAACCATTGCTGCGAAACTCAATGTGGATATCTACTTCGCTCATCCTTATCATTCATGGGAGCGCGGCTTGAACGAGAACAGCAATGGTCTGCTGCGGCAGTATTTCCCCAAGGGAATGGAATTGATTAAGGTGACCCAGGAACAAGTACAATGGGCGGTGGATAGACTCAACCATCGACCGCGCAAGGTGCTTGGATTCAGAACCCCGTTTGAGGTGTTCTTCGGAAAGACGGTGCGCTATACCAAGCCACCGCTAGGTGTTGCACTTCGAAGTTGA
- a CDS encoding KilA-N domain-containing protein has translation MSTTKMLKIPFNGNDFFVDIADGNMISLNLVHEIVGCPVNKNPSQWLRLPSTINVIESMSNNMGKSHIIKSKRGKGGGTVAHWQLALSYAQYLSPELHAVVNDVFKERLEESISPELGITRSQERARKVWKSQGKSDKWIAEREQGKHIHDVYVNTLVKHDVKLGKEIGQCTNQIYKGLFQKDKINIEKSLREKNPYLPKKINIRDYAKLSSLAAISLSEALSSERIEYTNATGVVECSKVSLEKATSVRLALNDSRNKDELSDRKVIAERDREKINQNIQTLKNILKT, from the coding sequence ATGTCTACTACAAAGATGTTGAAGATCCCATTCAATGGGAATGATTTTTTTGTCGACATTGCTGATGGAAATATGATCAGCTTGAATCTTGTTCACGAAATAGTAGGCTGTCCTGTTAATAAAAATCCTTCTCAATGGCTTCGGCTGCCCTCTACGATAAATGTTATAGAATCAATGAGTAATAATATGGGAAAATCCCATATTATAAAATCCAAACGCGGCAAAGGTGGTGGGACAGTGGCGCATTGGCAACTGGCACTTTCTTACGCTCAATATTTATCACCAGAATTACACGCGGTTGTAAATGACGTATTTAAAGAACGACTAGAAGAATCCATTAGCCCTGAACTTGGAATAACCCGTAGCCAAGAAAGAGCAAGAAAGGTATGGAAGTCACAAGGGAAATCTGACAAATGGATAGCCGAGCGAGAGCAAGGAAAGCACATTCATGACGTTTATGTAAATACACTGGTTAAACATGACGTAAAACTTGGCAAAGAGATTGGGCAATGCACGAATCAGATTTATAAGGGATTATTTCAGAAAGATAAAATTAATATCGAAAAATCGTTAAGAGAAAAAAATCCTTATCTGCCAAAGAAAATCAATATTAGAGATTACGCAAAACTATCATCTCTTGCGGCTATTAGCCTCTCGGAGGCACTATCTAGTGAACGCATTGAATACACCAATGCCACTGGCGTAGTAGAGTGTTCTAAAGTATCACTTGAAAAGGCGACTTCTGTTCGTTTGGCTTTGAACGATTCAAGAAACAAAGACGAATTATCTGATAGAAAAGTAATCGCTGAACGTGATAGAGAGAAAATTAACCAAAATATACAAACTCTAAAAAACATCCTAAAAACATAA
- the tnpA gene encoding IS200/IS605 family transposase — MDYRYGSHTVYQIEYHFVWVTKYRYKILKGEVAERVRELVRQTCEAFEIGIVQGVVSKDHVHILVSCPPEMAPSEIMRRLKGRTSSYLFEEFPHLKKRYWGRHFWARGYFCVTVGQMTEEMIKQYLEHHFEPNPNDNFKMEPE, encoded by the coding sequence ATGGATTATAGATATGGAAGTCATACGGTTTATCAGATTGAATATCATTTTGTATGGGTAACGAAGTATAGATATAAGATTCTGAAGGGAGAAGTAGCAGAACGAGTACGAGAGTTGGTTCGTCAGACGTGTGAAGCATTTGAAATCGGGATTGTACAGGGTGTAGTAAGTAAGGATCATGTGCATATTCTGGTGAGTTGTCCGCCGGAGATGGCTCCGAGTGAGATCATGAGGCGGCTAAAAGGACGAACATCGAGCTATCTGTTTGAAGAATTTCCTCACTTGAAGAAGCGGTACTGGGGAAGGCATTTTTGGGCGCGAGGGTATTTCTGCGTGACAGTAGGTCAGATGACAGAAGAGATGATCAAACAATACTTGGAGCATCATTTTGAGCCAAATCCAAACGACAATTTTAAAATGGAGCCGGAATAA
- a CDS encoding DUF6471 domain-containing protein: METQDWKANAKNILKSELARKGVDYETLATKLKELGIEENYNSINTKINRGSFTFQFFLQCMKAIGVNEIRIN, from the coding sequence ATGGAAACTCAAGATTGGAAAGCTAATGCAAAAAATATACTGAAGTCCGAGTTGGCGCGCAAAGGCGTTGATTACGAGACCCTAGCCACAAAGCTTAAGGAGCTTGGTATCGAAGAGAACTACAACAGCATAAACACCAAGATCAACCGAGGATCATTCACTTTTCAGTTTTTTTTGCAGTGCATGAAAGCTATTGGTGTGAATGAAATCAGGATTAATTAA